One Sulfitobacter sp. M39 genomic window, GGACACAGTGAACTTTGATCACATCGTAAGACATTATCACTACAGTCAGACCACGGTAAATCCACATCAAATTATACCGATCAATCCCGAAATTGATTTCACCGCGCCGCACGATCGCGGATGATCTTCGCGGAAACCTTTATGGGTCTCAAGCCACAAGCGTTTCTGCTTTTTTAAGGTCGACAGAAACCAACTGGCTGACGCCCTGCTCCGCCATAGTGACGCCGAACAAGCGGTCCATGCGCGCCATCGTGACAGCGTGGTGCGTGATAATCAGAAAACGCGTATTGGTCTGCCGGCACATCTCATCTAGCAGGTCGCAAAAGCGCGTGACATTTGCATCATCAAGAGGCGCGTCAACCTCATCAAGAACACAGATCGGCGCGGGGTTCGCGAGGAATACCGCGAAGATCAGCGCCATTGCTGTCAGTGTTTGCTCCCCCCCCGACAGCAGGCTGAGCGTGCTGAGCTTTTTACCTGGTGGTTGGCACATAATCTCTAGCCCAGCTTCCAACGGGTCGTCTGATTCGACCATCACCAGATTGGCCTCTCCACCGTTAAAAAGGTGTTTAAACAGCATGGAGAAGTTGTCGTTGACCTGCTCAAATGCGGTTCGCAGCCGTTCTCGCCCCTCTTTATTCAGACTTGCAATACCACTGCGCAACGTCCGGATCGCTTCGGTCAAATCAACTTTCTCACCGACGAGCGTGTCATGCTCTGCCTGGACTTCCTTGGCATCATCCTCGGCGCGCAAGTTAACAGCCCCCAAGGCTTCTCGTTGACCTTTCGATTTCGTCAACTGGGCCTCAAGAACCTCGATAGCGGGTAAGTTTTCCGCACCCAATTCCAGCGACGCCAATAGCGCGTCCGGCGTCATGTCACGCTCTTCCAAAATACGCTCCGCGGCAAAGCTCACAGCCTCCTTCGCAGCATCCGTACGTGCTTGCGTTCCGGCCCGCGATTCGCGTGCATCAGATGCAGACCGCTCTGCATCGCGCTCAGCCAAGCTTGTATCGCGCAATCCGGTTTCGGCGGACGAAAGCCGGCGGCTCGCTGCCGTTTTACGCGCCTCAGCATCGGCGATGGCAACAGTCAATTCCTCACGCTTCGCCGCGATTTCTGCCGGTGCTGAGCTGGCTGCTTCAAGCTCTTGTACAGACGCATCTCTTCGCTCGATAAGCTCAGCGCTTCGCTTGCCAGCCGTGTCCAAACGGTTCCGCCAACCCTCCAATTCTTTGGCAACCTCTTGTGCCCGTTTCAGCCGCGCGACACCCTCACGACGCAGTTCATCCAGCAATGAACGGCGTGACATCATCGCAATACGTGCACCCTCAACCGTCTGCCGCAGCGTCTCTACATCCGCCCGTGCGCTCGACACATCCTCCAAAGCACCAAGCGCATTCGCTGCTTCAGTGACCAACCGCCGTCCGTTGATCGCCTCGTCTTCGTGGCGCTCGACCGCCAGTCCTAAGCTTTCCAACCGGCTTTCGGCCAGGTTACGATCCGCCTCGGCTCGACTTAAGGCACGGCCTGCTTCAGCAACCGCACGATCCGCATCACGACGCACCGCTCGAGCGTTTTTATCGGCTTCGGCCTGAACGAGCAGTAGCTTTTGAAGCGTTTCATGTGCATCCCGCGCGCCGTCAGCACGTTGACTCGCTTGCTCTAGCCCCTGTTTGAGTACCTCGAGCCGGTTAATTTGTTGTAAACGGAGGGCCGCAGCCGACGGCGCATCCTCTGCCCAAGCGCGAAAACCGTCCCAACGCCACAGATCTCCCTCCAACGACACAAGACGCTGGCCCGGTAAAAGAGATGATTGCAGCCGCGTGCCGTCATCCGCATCCACTAGACCGATCTGACTCATGCGACGGTCGAGAACATCTGGTACGGACACATGCGCAGTCAGGGACGTAATCCCTTGCGGCAGGGCTTGGGTCGATGAATAGGCTGGCAAATGTGCCCAGCCGGACGGGCCGTCACCCTCTACGCCTGGTGCTCGCAAATCATCAGCCAAGGCCGCACCAAGCGCCTTTTCGAAGCCGTGTTCGACCTGCAGACGGTCTAATATCTGGCCGCCCTCGGCCGTGTCGCGTTCAACTAGCTTTGCCAATGCGCCCGCTTCAGCTCGGATCGCGTTCAGCTCACCCTCAGCTTCAGAACGCTCGGCACGCGCATCGGCCTCAAGGCTTTGCGTTTTGGCCCGGTCTTCTTCGGCCCTCAGCAAAGCGTCTTCGGCATTGGCTGACGCTACTCGCGCGCTCGCTTCAGCCTCTTGCGCGGTGCGGACATCATCATTAGCTTTTTCAAGTGCAGCTCCGCTTTGCTCTACAGCGGTGCGCGCTTTAGCAGCTTCGGCTTCCGACTTTGCCAGTGTTTTCCGATGGTCGCCTAACAACCGTTCGGCGGAGCTGTGGCGCGCCACCAATCGGGCGACGTCTTCGGTTAGCTTGGCAAGCCCCGCTTCCTGCGTTTCTAATACGCCAGCCGCATCTTGTGCGGCATTGCTCGCCGCTTCGACCGCCACGTCATGGCCATCTCCCGCCTTTGCCAATTCACTGGCTTCCCAATCAAGCCGCTCAATGGTTTCCTCGGCGTCGCGATTTAACTCCCCTTCTCGATCGAGATCTCGGGTGAGCTGCGCAATGCGCTTAGTCAACGCATCGATCGCGGCGCGGGCGGAATTTTCTTGATCGCTCAGGGTGTCGCGCTGAACGCCAAGGCGCTGGACGATCGCCGCTGCGATCGCTTCTTCTTCGCGCAGCGGCGGTAGAGCGTCCTCGGCCTTTTGACGTGCTACCGTCGCAAGGCGAACGTTTTTCTCGGTCTCAGCTGCGATCGCCATTTGCGCCCGTAATGCTTCCGCTGCGGTTTGCCGCGCATCTTCCGCGGTACGCCACCGACGATACAGCAACACACCTTCGGTCCGGCGAATCGCAGCGCCGATATCGCGATACCGTGCCGCCTGACGCGCTTGACGGCTCAGTTGCGAAAGCTGCGCGGCAAGCTGTTCAACGACATCATCCACACGCGCAAGGTTTGCCTCGGTGCCATTTAGCTTCAGCTCGGCCTCGTGCCTACGCGCATATAGGCCGGAAATTCCTGCAGCCTCTTCCAAAATCCGACGTCGGCTTTTGGGTTTGGCGTTGATAAGTTCCGAAATCTGGCCTTGCCGTACCAGCGCTGGCGAATGCGCACCCGTTGAAGCATCGGCAAACAGCATTTGCACATCACGCGCGCGCACATCCTTTCCGGCCGCTTTATAGGCGCTACCGACATCACGGGTGATCCGCCGGATGATTTCGATGCTATCACCGTCGTTAAACCCAGCCGGCGCGAGACGTTCGGAGTTATCGATATGCAACGCGACTTCGGCGAAGTTCTTGGCCGGACGAGAGGACGCACCGGCGAATATCACATCTTCCATACCGCCGCCGCGCATAGCAGTCGGACGGTTTTCGCCCATCACCCAACGAAGCGCTTCAAGCAGGTTGGACTTGCCGCAACCATTCGGGCCAACAACGCCGGTTAGACCATCCGAGATGATCAGATCAGTGGGATCTACAAAGCTTTTAAAGCCTGTCAGCCTGAGTTTGGAAAACCGCAATGTTCGTGCCCGCCCGATTCTTATGGACAGCCAGAATTGCGGATCATTGGGTTTAGAGTCAACGCGACCCCGCTAGGTAGAGCGGGAAGCAGCCGCCTTATCCACAAGATATTGTTACTCTATGTCTGTCGTCGCATTTCCCTTTCGCTAAGGTTGTTTGACGGTTCTACCCCTCATCCGCAGTCCAGCTTTCCGACGGCCAGCGCTTGATCCCCGGCGACATGCGTGACCTCGCAGCCGCTGACTTGCGCCATCGCCCGCGCCGCACGGTCGCGGATTGGGCCGAAACGGGGCGCGTATTCCATGTTGGTGCGTATCGCTTCCGCCTGATTGCCGTTAACGCGCACGTCAAAGTCAGAACCGTCCACCGGAATGGCAGTTGCAGGTAAGCCGCTGAAATTCGTGCTCGGCATGTTGCAGCCCGTGACAAACACCATCACCAAGGCGCACAGAAAGACGGTAAGGAATCGCGTATCTATCATCATGAGCCCATCTAAGGCGCGGCACCCTAAGGGAGTGTTAATGCGGTCCAACATTTAGCAGGAAACAATGGCGTTGCCGCCCCGCCCCTCCGGTCATATAATTTGACCAATCCAAGGAAACGCCGATGCCCTTTCAGCCTATCGCCTCCGAAAAATTGTCAGCCGCTGTCGTAAAGCAGGTAGAACAATTAATCCTGCGTGGAATTCTGCGGCCCGGCGAACGGTTACCCGCAGAGCGGGAGCTGGCAGAGCGGCTTGCCGTTTCGCGCCCCTCGCTTCGGGATGCTATTGCCCAGCTTCAGGCCAGCGGATTGCTGACCGCAAAGCCCGGCGCGGGGGTCTATGTCGCCGATGTGCTCGGCAGCGCGTTCTCCCCTGCCCTGACAGAGCTTTTTGCACGTCATGACGAAGCCGTGTTTGACTATCTTTCGTTCCGCCGCGACATGGAAGGGCTGGCAGCCAAACGGGCCGCGCGGCTTGGTTCTGACACTGACCTTGGGGTCATTCAGGCGGTTTTCGACAAGATGGAAGCCGCACATCAGAAGCGTAACGCGGATGACGAAGCGCAACTGGACGCGCAGTTTCATATGGCGATCACAGAAGCGAGCCATAACGTCGTCATGCTGCATATGATGCGGTCGATGTATGATCTGCTGCGTGGCGGCGTGTTCTACAATCGTGAAGTCATGTTCAAACAGCGTACAACGCGCACCGCCCTGCTGGATCAGCACCGCGCCATCAATGACGCGTTACAGGCACGCGATCCCGCCGCGGCACAGGCCGCCGTAGAGGCGCATCTGACCTATGTCGAGAACGCCCTGCGCGACCATCAAAAGGCCGAGCGCAATGAAGATGTCGCGCGCCAACGTCTTCAACACGAGACAAACACCTAGCCCAACGTAAAAAGGCCCCGGTCAATACCGAGGCCTTTTAAAGTCAGTTCGTTAAAACTCAGTGTAGCTTCGCGTCAACTTCTGCAATTGCACTGTCGATCAATGCATTGCCTTCCGCGGCTGTCATCTTTTTGGCGATAACATCCTTGGCAGCGGCAATGGCCACAACGACAGCTTGATCGCGGACTTCTTTAACGGCAGCAGCCTGAGCGGAGTCGATCTGCTCTTCGGCGGCGGCCATACGGCGCGCGATGGATTTCTCCAGGTCGGCACGTGCCTGATCCGCGGCTTCGTTCGCTTCGGCCTTTGCCGATGTCACGATACGGTCCGCTTGCTCTTTCACTTCCTGCTGCTTGCGTTCGTAGCTGGCAAGAAGCGTCTGCGCTTCTTCACGCAGCGCCCGGGCTTCGTCCAGTTCGGACTTGATGCCTTCGGCGCGGTTGTCGAGCATGCTGCCCATCATCTTTGGCACTTTGAAATAGATCAAAACACCGACGAAAAGCAGGAAAGCCAGCAGGACGATAAAGTCCGTATTGCGCAGCGAAAAGAACACGTCACCAGCTGCAAAAGCAGGGGAGGCAACCAGACCGGCGATGAGGGCTGAGAAGGTCAAACGCATGGCTTATCCTTTCATCCGGGCATCGACGGCCGCGGAAATTGTTTTCGCGTCAGCAGAGCCACCGACGGCGGCGATGATGGCCTCGGCTGTGTCTTTGGCGACAGCTTCAACGTTCTCCATCGCGGAGGCGCGGATTTCGCTGATCGCTTTCTCGGACTCGGCAGATTTGGCGGCGATCTCAGCGTCTGCCTTGCCAATCGCTTTGTCCAGATCGGCCTGAATGTCAGCTTTCGCGGCGGCGATGATCTGCTGTGCTTCTGCACGAGCGTCGATCAAGGCTTTGTCGTAAGCGGCCTCTGCTTCCGTCGCTTTGACCTTCAGGTCTTCGGCGGCGGCGATGTCATTGGTGATGGTGCCCTGGCGCTCCGCCAGAACAGCGCCGATGCGTGGCAGGGCAACGCGCGACAGAATAAAGTAAATTGCGACCAGAGCGACGATAAGCCAGAAAATCTGGTTGCCGAACCAATCAATGCAAAGCTGTGGCATACCAATGGCGCTGCCAAATTCGTTGACGCATGCGCCAGCGATTTCCCTAGTAATCGGTTCCGTCGCCATAGCGGGCTCCTGTCAAAGCGTGGAAGTCTTTCGGGCAGCGCGCCATAGCGCACTGCCCGAAGCGTAAGGACGTAGGTGTCTTAAGCTTAGACAGCGAACATCAGCAGCAGAGCGACGAGGAACGAGAAGATCCCCAGGGCTTCTGCAAAGGCGATGCCGATGAACAGAGTTGCTGTTTGACCAGCAGCAGCAGATGGGTTGCGCAGTGCGCCAGCCAGGTAGTTGCCTGCAACGTTGCCCACACCGATGGCTGCGCCACCCATGCCGAATGCTGTCAGACCTGCGCCAATGAATTGGCCCATTTGTGCGAGTTCGCCTTCCATGTCATTTCTCCTTACAATGGAATTTTGGTGATTGGTCAGGCGGGAATATCCCGCCTTGGTGTTAGTGGTGCGGGTGCAATGCGTCTTTCAGATAAACGCATGTGAGGATCGCGAAAACATATGCCTGGATGAAGGAAACCAACACCTCGAGGCCATACATTGCCGTGATCGCAAGAACCGAGAAGGGGGCGATGGCAGCAAGTGCCGCGAAGCCCGCGAAAACCTTGATCACGGCGTGACCCGCCATCATGTTACCCGCAAGACGGATAGAGTGGCTGACCGGACGTACAAAGTACGAGATCAGCTCGATCAGGGCCAGAACCGGACGCAGAGCCAAGGGCGCGCTGCTGACCCAAAACAGGCTCAGGAACGATGCGCCGTTCTTGACGAAACCCAGAATGGTCACACCGAAGAACACGGCAAAGGCCATCACGGCGGTGACCGAGATATGCGATGTCGGGGTAAACGCCATCGGCAGCAGGCCCAGGAAGTTCGAGAAGACGATAAACATGAACAGGGTCATGATGTAGGGGAAGTATTTCACCCCTTCTTTACCGCAGATATCCTCGACCATCTTGTAGATGAAGCCATAGGCCAGTTCAGCGACCGACTGCATGCGCGACGGGATAACCGACCGTTTCGAGGTGCCCAGAACCAGCAGCGCAAAGATCGCCAGAACGGCTACAGCCATCCAGACTGTTGCGTTGGTGATCGTGTACCAGGATACAGCGCCGTCGCCAAAGAATGGCTTGACGATGAACTGATCCATCGGGTGAAAAGCCAAACCGCCTGTTTCTTCGCCGTGTGCTTCTGCCGCCATGTCAGGGCCCTTTTTCTTCATCGGCCACATCGGCCATCTTCTTTTCCTGGATTTCCTGCGCGGAGCGGAGCATCGTCTTCACCCCTGCCGCAAGGCCCAGCATTACAAACAGCACCATGAATAACGGGAGCGTTCCAAAGAACCAATCCAACGAGTATCCGATGCCAAAACCGATCCCTAAACCGGCGCAAAGTTCGATCACCATCCGCCAGGCCAGCGATGCCTGAGAATAATGTTCATCCGCCCGGGGTTTTGGAGCCTGCGCCCGTTTGGCTGCTTCGATCTTTGCCTCAAGCTGCTTTAGCCGCTGCTGTTGGTCCGGATCGGTCACGCCAAAATCCCTGTTGGATGTGTTGCGCAGTAGCTACTTTCACACCGCTTCAGAGTCAACTCTGTTAGCCGACCGCTCAAGCCACTGTAATCAAACAGTTTTGCAGTTACCTATCGTTCATAATTTGGAGCAAACGGCCCCCACCCCTTGCAAATTCGCGCGACACTCATATTCAACCTTTTGGTTAAGCGTGGTTTCCGCTACCTCATAAGAACCCGCACACCAAGGACATCCAGACAACCGTGCCCCAACCGCCCGCCACACAGCTCGACGCGATTTTTGCAGCACTCGCCGATCCGACGCGACGCGCTATTCTGGCGATGCTGCTTGAGGATGATATGGCCGTCACAGATGTCGCCGACCCGTTTGGCATTTCGCTCGCGGCGATATCTAAACATCTGTCGGTGCTGGAACGTGCAGGTCTGATCGTGCAGGAAAAGCGCGGGCGGCTCAAATGGTGCAAGCTTGAGCCAGCCGCACTCAAGGCCCCGTCCGTGTGGATGCAGGGCTTCGGTCAATATGACCCGATCAATCTTGATGATTTTGAAAGGTTTCTGGCCGCCGAAATACGCGAAACGTCAAGGGATGCGGCGCAGAATGATCCGGGGACGTCGGAAGACTAGATAAATATTGGCCCTCCTGCGACGAGGTTTTACACAGAAGGGCCAAACTTGATGTTATTAAATGACGCCGAACGCAAAGCGCAGGATCGCCAGAACAACAACAATCAAACCGATCAGATAAATAATGCTACGCATTAGAATAGTCCCTTTATAAACTTTATGTGATCTTAACGCTGGATATGTCGGATCGGTTCCCGCCCTTTTGATCAAACCGCTTTGGTATCGTCCCGCAACAGCAGATACAGCGCCACAATCGTCAGACCCACGCCCCCGAAAACAAGCGGGCCCGGTGCACCATTGCCCAATGCGACTTCCCACAGAATAACCCAGCTGGGCGTCAGATAGGTATAGGCCATCACCTTGGCCGACGGCAGCCGCAGGGACGCAAACTGCAGCAACACAAAGGTCGCGGCAGAGGCGGCGATGGCAACATAGAGGATGGTGATCCAGACAATTGCGGGCAGCGCGATCCAATCCGTCCCCAGCACATCGCGCCAGCCATAGATAAACAGCAACGCACCACCGGCAATCAGCGTGCCCAAGGTGAACACCACCGTCGGCTCTCCGCGGTTCAGCTTGCGCACCATCGGCGTATACAGCGCATGGCTCACGCAGCCGACGAAATACACGGCTTCGCCATACCCGAGCTCGAACCGCCGCAGCGCGGCCAGATCAGCGCGAAAAATCACCCAAAGCGCGCCGACCGCACCAATGGCCAGCGCCAGCGCCATCCGCCCGGTCGTCACCTGCCGTAGCAAGAGCCACCCAAACCCCGCAGCGATCACGGGCGTCAACGTAAACACCGCCGCCGCGCTGACGGGACGCGCGGTCTTCAACCCCTCGAACATCAGCACGAAGTAGACAGCGAAAAGCCCCC contains:
- the smc gene encoding chromosome segregation protein SMC, which encodes MRFSKLRLTGFKSFVDPTDLIISDGLTGVVGPNGCGKSNLLEALRWVMGENRPTAMRGGGMEDVIFAGASSRPAKNFAEVALHIDNSERLAPAGFNDGDSIEIIRRITRDVGSAYKAAGKDVRARDVQMLFADASTGAHSPALVRQGQISELINAKPKSRRRILEEAAGISGLYARRHEAELKLNGTEANLARVDDVVEQLAAQLSQLSRQARQAARYRDIGAAIRRTEGVLLYRRWRTAEDARQTAAEALRAQMAIAAETEKNVRLATVARQKAEDALPPLREEEAIAAAIVQRLGVQRDTLSDQENSARAAIDALTKRIAQLTRDLDREGELNRDAEETIERLDWEASELAKAGDGHDVAVEAASNAAQDAAGVLETQEAGLAKLTEDVARLVARHSSAERLLGDHRKTLAKSEAEAAKARTAVEQSGAALEKANDDVRTAQEAEASARVASANAEDALLRAEEDRAKTQSLEADARAERSEAEGELNAIRAEAGALAKLVERDTAEGGQILDRLQVEHGFEKALGAALADDLRAPGVEGDGPSGWAHLPAYSSTQALPQGITSLTAHVSVPDVLDRRMSQIGLVDADDGTRLQSSLLPGQRLVSLEGDLWRWDGFRAWAEDAPSAAALRLQQINRLEVLKQGLEQASQRADGARDAHETLQKLLLVQAEADKNARAVRRDADRAVAEAGRALSRAEADRNLAESRLESLGLAVERHEDEAINGRRLVTEAANALGALEDVSSARADVETLRQTVEGARIAMMSRRSLLDELRREGVARLKRAQEVAKELEGWRNRLDTAGKRSAELIERRDASVQELEAASSAPAEIAAKREELTVAIADAEARKTAASRRLSSAETGLRDTSLAERDAERSASDARESRAGTQARTDAAKEAVSFAAERILEERDMTPDALLASLELGAENLPAIEVLEAQLTKSKGQREALGAVNLRAEDDAKEVQAEHDTLVGEKVDLTEAIRTLRSGIASLNKEGRERLRTAFEQVNDNFSMLFKHLFNGGEANLVMVESDDPLEAGLEIMCQPPGKKLSTLSLLSGGEQTLTAMALIFAVFLANPAPICVLDEVDAPLDDANVTRFCDLLDEMCRQTNTRFLIITHHAVTMARMDRLFGVTMAEQGVSQLVSVDLKKAETLVA
- a CDS encoding FCD domain-containing protein, giving the protein MPFQPIASEKLSAAVVKQVEQLILRGILRPGERLPAERELAERLAVSRPSLRDAIAQLQASGLLTAKPGAGVYVADVLGSAFSPALTELFARHDEAVFDYLSFRRDMEGLAAKRAARLGSDTDLGVIQAVFDKMEAAHQKRNADDEAQLDAQFHMAITEASHNVVMLHMMRSMYDLLRGGVFYNREVMFKQRTTRTALLDQHRAINDALQARDPAAAQAAVEAHLTYVENALRDHQKAERNEDVARQRLQHETNT
- a CDS encoding F0F1 ATP synthase subunit B, whose product is MRLTFSALIAGLVASPAFAAGDVFFSLRNTDFIVLLAFLLFVGVLIYFKVPKMMGSMLDNRAEGIKSELDEARALREEAQTLLASYERKQQEVKEQADRIVTSAKAEANEAADQARADLEKSIARRMAAAEEQIDSAQAAAVKEVRDQAVVVAIAAAKDVIAKKMTAAEGNALIDSAIAEVDAKLH
- a CDS encoding F0F1 ATP synthase subunit B' gives rise to the protein MATEPITREIAGACVNEFGSAIGMPQLCIDWFGNQIFWLIVALVAIYFILSRVALPRIGAVLAERQGTITNDIAAAEDLKVKATEAEAAYDKALIDARAEAQQIIAAAKADIQADLDKAIGKADAEIAAKSAESEKAISEIRASAMENVEAVAKDTAEAIIAAVGGSADAKTISAAVDARMKG
- a CDS encoding F0F1 ATP synthase subunit C; its protein translation is MEGELAQMGQFIGAGLTAFGMGGAAIGVGNVAGNYLAGALRNPSAAAGQTATLFIGIAFAEALGIFSFLVALLLMFAV
- a CDS encoding F0F1 ATP synthase subunit A, with the protein product MAAEAHGEETGGLAFHPMDQFIVKPFFGDGAVSWYTITNATVWMAVAVLAIFALLVLGTSKRSVIPSRMQSVAELAYGFIYKMVEDICGKEGVKYFPYIMTLFMFIVFSNFLGLLPMAFTPTSHISVTAVMAFAVFFGVTILGFVKNGASFLSLFWVSSAPLALRPVLALIELISYFVRPVSHSIRLAGNMMAGHAVIKVFAGFAALAAIAPFSVLAITAMYGLEVLVSFIQAYVFAILTCVYLKDALHPHH
- a CDS encoding AtpZ/AtpI family protein; its protein translation is MTDPDQQQRLKQLEAKIEAAKRAQAPKPRADEHYSQASLAWRMVIELCAGLGIGFGIGYSLDWFFGTLPLFMVLFVMLGLAAGVKTMLRSAQEIQEKKMADVADEEKGP
- a CDS encoding ArsR/SmtB family transcription factor; the encoded protein is MPQPPATQLDAIFAALADPTRRAILAMLLEDDMAVTDVADPFGISLAAISKHLSVLERAGLIVQEKRGRLKWCKLEPAALKAPSVWMQGFGQYDPINLDDFERFLAAEIRETSRDAAQNDPGTSED
- a CDS encoding DMT family transporter gives rise to the protein MLAFSALVAGSFSLGSLSANLISPTALNAARFVIAGMVIAVAVAATTGVPKGATRAPWRYLVLGGLFAVYFVLMFEGLKTARPVSAAAVFTLTPVIAAGFGWLLLRQVTTGRMALALAIGAVGALWVIFRADLAALRRFELGYGEAVYFVGCVSHALYTPMVRKLNRGEPTVVFTLGTLIAGGALLFIYGWRDVLGTDWIALPAIVWITILYVAIAASAATFVLLQFASLRLPSAKVMAYTYLTPSWVILWEVALGNGAPGPLVFGGVGLTIVALYLLLRDDTKAV